A genome region from Streptomyces sp. NBC_01296 includes the following:
- a CDS encoding lamin tail domain-containing protein codes for MSASLATRRVVATFLATGALVGAAALPAAAADDHGRDHRASHSSIVIGDVQYDSPGRNDRSARALNGEWVEVKNTGRHSVNLRGFTLSDRQGNRYRFNDFRLDGRSSVKVHTGKGRDTRHDVYQDRRDQVWDERDSATLRDNRGNVVDSDSWNGRRHHRNG; via the coding sequence ATGTCTGCTTCTCTCGCCACCCGCCGCGTCGTCGCGACGTTCCTGGCCACCGGCGCCCTGGTCGGTGCCGCTGCCCTCCCGGCCGCCGCCGCCGACGACCACGGGCGTGACCACCGGGCCTCGCACTCCTCGATCGTCATCGGTGACGTCCAGTACGACAGCCCCGGCCGCAACGACCGCTCCGCCCGCGCCCTGAACGGGGAGTGGGTCGAGGTGAAGAACACCGGCCGTCACAGCGTCAACCTGCGCGGCTTCACCCTCTCCGACCGGCAGGGCAACCGCTACCGCTTCAACGACTTCCGCCTGGACGGCCGTTCCAGCGTCAAGGTCCACACGGGCAAGGGTCGCGACACCCGCCACGACGTCTACCAGGACCGCCGCGACCAGGTGTGGGACGAGCGCGACAGCGCCACGCTCCGCGACAACCGCGGCAACGTCGTCGACAGCGATTCCTGGAAC